The Phyllopteryx taeniolatus isolate TA_2022b chromosome 9, UOR_Ptae_1.2, whole genome shotgun sequence genome contains a region encoding:
- the camkva gene encoding caM kinase-like vesicle-associated protein: MPFGCLTLGEKKDYNNPAEVTDKYDLGQVVKSEEFCEIFRAKDRNTLKMYTCKKFNKKDGRNVRKAAKNEIMILKMIKHHNILQLVDAFETKKEYFIFLELATGREVFDWILDQGYYSERDTSNVMRQVLEAVAYLHSLNIVHRNLKLENLVYFNRLKHSKIVISDFQLAKLENRLIKDPCGTPEYLAPEVVGRQRYGRPVDCWAIGVIMYILLSGNPPFYDDSDEDDPDSRDKNLFLKILAADYEFDSPYWDDISDSAKTLVASLMEVDQDQRLTTQEAIAHEWISGNAASDKNIKDGVCAQIEKNFAKAKWKKAVRVTTLMKRLRASEQGDSGASGSDAGAPAGTAVAPVVAGGGLGLKAALSANAPDTQTPATPADPQPSTARAEEKSDERCNGDVL; encoded by the exons ATGCCATTTGGTTGTCTGACGCTCGGGGAGAAGAAGGATTACAACAATCCCGCTGAAGTCACCGACAAATATGACCTGGGACAAGTCGTTAAGTC AGAAGAGTTTTGCGAGATATTCCGGGCAAAGGACAGGAACACGCTGAAAATGTACACCTgcaaaaagttcaacaaaaAAGACGGCAGGAACGTGAGGAAAGCGGCCAAGAATGAAATCATGATTCTAAAGAT GATAAAACATCATAATATCCTCCAGCTGGTTGATGCCTTTGAAACAAAGAAAGAGTACTTTATCTTTCTGGAACT AGCAACAGGCAGGGAGGTGTTTGACTGGATCTTAGATCAGGGCTACTACTCGGAGAGGGACACCAGCAACGTGATGAGGCAGGTGCTGGAGGCCGTGGCGTACCTGCACTCTCTGAATATCGTCCACAGAAATCTAAAA CTGGAGAACCTAGTGTACTTCAATCGCTTGAAACACTCCAAAATTGTAATCAGTGACTTCCAGCTGGCAAAACTGGAAAACAGACTCATTAAGGATCCGTGCGGAACACCGGAGTACCTCG CTCCTGAGGTTGTTGGGAGGCAGAGATATGGAAGACCTGTGGATTGCTGGGCAATTGGGGTTatcatgtacatact TTTGTCCGGGAACCCTCCTTTTTACGACGACTCCGACGAAGATGACCCTGACAGTCGGGACAAGAACCTCTTCCTCAAAATTTTGGCAGCGGACTACGAATTTGACTCCCCGTACTGGGATGATATTTCAGATTCCG CCAAAACCTTAGTGGCGTCTTTGATGGAGGTGGACCAAGACCAGCGACTGACCACGCAGGAGGCTATTGCCCATGAATG GATTTCTGGGAATGCTGCCTCAGATAAGAACATCAAAGATGGAGTTTGTGCACAAATAGAAAAGAACTTTGCAAAAGCCAAGTGGAAG AAAGCTGTCAGAGTCACCACCCTCATGAAGAGGCTCCGGGCATCCGAGCAGGGGGATTCGGGAGCTTCCGGATCCGACGCCGGAGCACCCGCCGGCACCGCTGTCGCTCCGGTGGTGGCTGGCGGTGGCCTTGGCCTAAAGGCAGCTCTTAGTGCAAACGCTCCCGACACACAGACTCCAGCCACCCCCGCCGACCCTCAGCCGAGTACAGCCAGAGCCGAGGAGAAGTCGGATGAAAGGTGCAATGGTGATGTTCtctaa